The genomic window TGCTCAGGCTGCATCTGCCGTCGACCaccccatcatcaacctcccCCCTCAGGATCAGAGGTATGTGTGCCTAGCTTTCTCCCTCCGGAGGTGCAGCCGACCTCTCTGCTCGAGGGCAAATTTGGCCTTGTTTGTTCATGCCGAAATGCGGTGTTTGCACGTTTTCGCTCGTTAAAACAGGCATTACCGTAGCGTGACCCGGGGACTGACCTGACTGATGATAACCTGCAGGAACCCAAATGTCGAAACCGACGTATTTCGAGACCAAGATCCTACGCCCCGAGCATCTCATGAGCCATGGAGATTCACCCCTTCCCTCCTGGACCCGAACTCGTATGCTTTCAATGCCTTTGCTAGTACCCAACCCGGGTATTACGTGCCAACCCCCGGGGGAAACAACCCGCTCCTCCATTCGCAGGCAGGAGACTTGCATACCCCGACAATAGCAGCCGGTGGACTTTCTACGCCGCTGTCTCTACCAAACTCTGGCGATGCGCTTCATGCTGGCGCGACTGCCATGGACTTGTCCGGGTTCCAGGCCCTGCCACCCCACCAGTTCCATCACTTCAATCCATTTATCCATGGAGCAGCCTTTGCGACCACTTCGTTTGTCCACCAGGATACTGGATATGAAACTATGGATCAAGATGGTGTTGTCTTGGAAGCAGCACCGCCAGAACACCGCGTGCCCTCGATGGTCCCAGCGGTcctgcagcagccgcaggCAGTTGGCCATATGATGCAAATGGGCCACGCACTGCCGCCGAATGCCGAGAAATTTCGTTTTCACTGCACCTTGAATGCGCCTACCGCCATGATCAAACAAGCCGATGAGATCCCGATAACATATCTCAACAAGGGACAGGCTTATTCACTCTCGGTTGTCGACACAAGCGGAACCTTTCCGATTCCACCTGGTACCAAGTACAGGACCTTTGTACGTGTTTCATtcgaggatgaggagcagAGACAGAAATCTAGTGTCTGCTGGGGCCTGTGGAAAGAAGGCAGAGGCACCAACGAGGCCCATCATAGAGGTGGCAAGCTTCAAGCCGTGGAGTACGTCGAAGCGGGCCAACCGGCAGAGAATGACGATAAACGAGCACGCATCGAGGTAGAAAGTGCATCATTTGATGGGTTTTGCGTTACGTGGACTCCAGGAGCGAGTGGTTCTCATGACGTCAACCTTGCCGTTAGATTCAACTTCCTGTCCACAGATTTCAGCCATTCAAAAGGAGTTAAAGGAATTCCGGTACGACTGTGTGCGAAGACTAGCCTTGTACCCGCCGATGGCTCCTTACAAGATGCAGAATCGAGCTCTGAAGTTTGCTTTTGCAAAGTCAAACTTTTTCGAGATCACGGAGCTGAGAGAAAGCTGTCCAACGACATTGCCCACGTCAAAAAGTCGATTGATAAGttgaagcagcagcttgcACAGATCGAAAGCGGCATGAAGGACATGGGTAAGAGAAAGCGGATCAGCAGTGCTACCAAGGGAAGCGATCCACAGCGACCGGGAAAAGTGCAGAAGCACAAACGGAcctggtccatgtcgtcgactAGCTCTAATGCCGGGTGCGGTGGAAGTCGCATGACTTTGGAAGAAGACCTGCAAATCAAGCTGCAAACGCTGCAAGATATGTTTACAAGCACCAGACCCGTCAGCATTCTATATCTGAGAGGAGAGGACTTGGACGATCCCGACCTTCACCCCGTATCTCTTCCCGGAGATATGTCTCCTCCAAACAAACTGGAAGTCTCCCGTGAGGGACCTAACTGGCAAGCTCGCAGTACGAAATCCTCGGTTGCAGGGTCCATGGTATCTCCATCGCCCAGCTCCTTGTCTCTCGTCTCTCAGGCATCTGGCATGTGGCAGAATATCGATAACACCACCGCTTCAGGGAAGGCATTTGAGCAAATATCAAGAATACCTCGAATGGACGATGCTGGCACCTTGAGTGGATGGATCGAGGCTCTTGGGGTTGATCCGTCATATCGGCCCCCCGCAGAGCAGGCTGAAAAACCTGTTGCCTGTTTCTATGTCCAGTATCGCGACAAGTCAGAGCAAGGGAAACCGACATATTACCGAGCCATTTATCTTTCGAAGCGAACCGTAGAAGAATTCAATGGTCGGATTTCTAGCAAATGGGGCGTTGAACCTGCGAAAGTTTTGCGCTCTCTACGTGTAATCCAGGGAGGGCTGGAGGTTGaaatggatgatgatgttatCCGTGAACTCAGGGAAGGGCAAGATATGCGACTGGAAATCGAAGAGGTAATTGAACAATCCTCGCAGACCAAGCGCGAATGGGAGATGTTATTGGACGAGACCGGAgctgatggcgacgacgttGCACCTTTTGCGAAGGGCTTTGTGCTTCGGCTGACCTTTTAATGAAACTGCCGTCATATTCCTCTACCGACTCTGTCATCATCCAAAATGACATGCAGCGGGCGTAGTTGAGCG from Metarhizium brunneum chromosome 2, complete sequence includes these protein-coding regions:
- the grhl2 gene encoding Grainyhead-like protein 2, with the protein product MANKGPEPDMKTSSQKPGDDLLANFRQQFPEVAAVTSEASAPTIAQAASAVDHPIINLPPQDQRNPNVETDVFRDQDPTPRASHEPWRFTPSLLDPNSYAFNAFASTQPGYYVPTPGGNNPLLHSQAGDLHTPTIAAGGLSTPLSLPNSGDALHAGATAMDLSGFQALPPHQFHHFNPFIHGAAFATTSFVHQDTGYETMDQDGVVLEAAPPEHRVPSMVPAVLQQPQAVGHMMQMGHALPPNAEKFRFHCTLNAPTAMIKQADEIPITYLNKGQAYSLSVVDTSGTFPIPPGTKYRTFVRVSFEDEEQRQKSSVCWGLWKEGRGTNEAHHRGGKLQAVEYVEAGQPAENDDKRARIEVESASFDGFCVTWTPGASGSHDVNLAVRFNFLSTDFSHSKGVKGIPVRLCAKTSLVPADGSLQDAESSSEVCFCKVKLFRDHGAERKLSNDIAHVKKSIDKLKQQLAQIESGMKDMGKRKRISSATKGSDPQRPGKVQKHKRTWSMSSTSSNAGCGGSRMTLEEDLQIKLQTLQDMFTSTRPVSILYLRGEDLDDPDLHPVSLPGDMSPPNKLEVSREGPNWQARSTKSSVAGSMVSPSPSSLSLVSQASGMWQNIDNTTASGKAFEQISRIPRMDDAGTLSGWIEALGVDPSYRPPAEQAEKPVACFYVQYRDKSEQGKPTYYRAIYLSKRTVEEFNGRISSKWGVEPAKVLRSLRVIQGGLEVEMDDDVIRELREGQDMRLEIEEVIEQSSQTKREWEMLLDETGADGDDVAPFAKGFVLRLTF